Sequence from the Muntiacus reevesi chromosome 9, mMunRee1.1, whole genome shotgun sequence genome:
ACCACTGTCATCACCGCCTAAAGCGAATTCGCTCTCCGATGTAGCACTCTCTCCACTTATGCTTCTACTACTAGAGACGAATTCTTGatttctgttattatttaatGTACTATCAACAGCAACTTCGCTGTCTTCTTCAGGTTCATGACTGGTTGCAGACTTCTTCTTGAATGGACCAGAACTTTGCTCCTGGACCTCATGACCTGGTCCGACCACTGATGAAGTTACTTTAGAAGCTTTATTTTGACCAGGTACTTCAACATGCTGTTGATCAAGAGTCATCTTTGACTGAAGAGTAGGTACTGGTGAAAGGTTTACAGTAACTTGATTTCCATTTAAGgaaatatcatttatatttggTGGCTTTCCTACTGTAGCTGCTATGGAGTTAAAATCTGATGTCACATGCCCAACATCTAATGACTGCTGAAAATGAGATTTAGAATCACCATCTTCAACAGCAGGAATGGTTTCATTTGAAGTTGACTTGGAGAAATCAGAAGGTGTGACCCCACAAGCTGCTGCTGTAGCTGCTAAGATATCATCtacatttgataaaatatttctctCATCACTGAGGAGCATTGCCTCTGGGAAACATATTGAtccaagagaaacaaaatgaTTCTTTGAATCATGTTGAGTTGTTTCACTAAAATGGCCCTTTGCTGTCAGATGTTGCTGTAATGGTTTTGAAGAGTCAGAAAGGTCCATTTTCATAATTTCAGAATTTTGAGGATGGAGTTGCTGCTGAGAATGTTCGCCATTGCTCCGAATAATATGACCATCCATTTGAAGGAAAGGATGTACTATTTGTTGAGGACTTTGAACACGCTGTACTTGTAAAGATGTCTTTACTTGTCCTAAACTTGCCTGCAATattgactgctgaagaatttgtAGATCACAGGCAGAATCTAAAAGGACCTGTGTAGTAGGAAGAGATACCTGATGGCCATGCCCTAAAGCATTGTTCGGAATCTGAATCTGAGATGAGGCATTAATTATTTGATCATGCTGCTCCTGGACCTTGGCTTCATGTACCTTCTGTATAAGAGAATGCTGCTGGTTTAGGTCTTTAGTATTCAACCGTATTTGCGGAGTTTGCATTAAATTAGTTGTCTTCTTAATATCAAGGGTTGCAGAATTATTGACTTGGCCAATTTGTTGGTTAAGTTGTGTCATTGACCCaacaatgttttcttcttttttagacCCTTGTAGAGCAATACCAACCACCTGATCTTCAAGACAGGAATTACTTCTGATTATGCTCTGAGAATATCTGTCATCTGCCTTTGACACCTTATAAGCTGATTCTGGAACGTTCATTTCCCCATCAGACAGCCTTTGGGTTGATGACTCAAGAGATACTTGTGGCTGTAATACCTGTAACTCTTGTATTGGAAAATCATCCTCTTGTTTTGAAGATGTATAAACATTTGAGTCAAGTTTTCTTTCAGCATAAGACTTTGGATCAGGGGAAGGTAGGTTATTCTGTAAGGTTTGACAATGAGTAGAGGTTGCAAAAGATGATGACTGGACAGCAGGCAAAAACTTTTGGGACTGGGGAGATGATGACCCTTGGGTCTGAGCATTTTGGGAAGAATGcatagaaataaaattctgagtTGGACTAGCATCTGGCATATTCTGAGCCCGAGAAGCAGAAGAATAAGAAAGAGAAGGGGCTGTTAATGTTAGGGACTGACCTGAAGCATAGCTTTCTGAAGGACTAACAACTGACAAAACTTGTGACTGAGATGAAAAACTAACCTGTGTCTGGCTAACTGGTGATAAACCCTGAGAGTGACCAGATGAGTAACTCTGAGACTGGCTATCTGAAGAGGGATCTCTTGCTTGAGCAGGGTAATTCTCATTTGTAACTGAAGATAACACTTCTTGCTGATTAGAAGAATAATTAAGTGTTGAATTTTCAGAAGTTATAGTCTGAGACGAGCCAGAAAAAGTCAATGTTTTATACAAGGATGGCAACTTCTCAACTTTGCTGGACCTATAAACCTGTGAATGAACAATAGACGGCACATTATGTGGCTGTACTACACCATAATTTTGAGACTGACTAACTGATAAAAGGCTTGGTAGCTGCGCTGTAGAATAAATCTGTGCTTGGCCTGATATTACAGAACTCTGGTTATGTAAAGGTTTGGAATAGCTTAGTGTTTGCACAGGAGGAATTATACTTGGAGGTTTGGGGGACTTGGCGGATGCTAGTGGTTGTTTTGTAGAACAGCTTTTTACTTTTGCAGGAGGAGGATACCCTGACGATGGGATTGCAGATGAATAGGACTGAGCAAGTTCCGCTGAGACCTGGGAGGGCTTCTGTTGCAATCCTCCACTGCTCACCTGAGTAGACTCTCCAATCGGGCTACAGGATAAAGATGACTGCCTGCTTGTTTCCTGAAAATTAACCCCACTTGCATTTGATAGATAGCTGTGTAAGGAATGCTGTGAACCAGTCAGTTGTGCCTGAATAGACTGGGTACCTGAAGGCCGCTGATGGTGTTTAATAACACTACATTCTCGGAGAAGAGCTCTTTCAATGGAAGCAGTAGAACTAGTAAAGAGAGTTGAACCGTAGGCTTGAGGAGTTTGCTGGGCTCCTCCAAGTGCTGAAGGCAACAAACTAAACTGAGGTTGTAAAAGATGGGGTGCAGACTCTTGAGCTGAGCGGTACGTTGAAGACTGAGGTGGTATGCTGTTACTTATCGCAGAACTGCCCAGGCGCTCAAATGTCAAAGCAGTTGGAACAGTTCCCTGGGAAGTCTTGATTTGAAGCAAAGGATCATGAGGACTTAAAATTCCATTTGATGTAGTGTTAAAGGTTGAATCCTGAAGCACCAAAGGTGAGGTGGTAGCAAAGTTTCTATTGCTGAAGGTGGCAGGATGCTGATAAGCAGGGAGGGCAGGGGATGGAAGTGTTCCAGTGGTTGGCAAAGGTCCAGTAACAAACAGCTCAGTTGGTGCTGAGGAATGCatacctgtgaaaagaaaacaaatacacttATGCAGTTATAGCACAAATACTTCTATCTGTTCTCATAATACAGACTTATAAAACTTACATAACCTTTAATCcatcaaaatctctttaaaactaAAAAGTCTAACAAATTAGTTCTGCATAGAAATtctaaaaaatacatttcaaaatagcTAGTTTTTATAAggcaaaaacaaaactacaaaggTATCAGcaattcatttctattattattacataaacATGAGATTATACATATAGTCAGGTAAGTCATTTGAAACTtatgaaaatagtaaaaatatatatcatcacTAGTGATTACTTAACCCTGAAATTCCCATGCAAAATACCAATGAACAAACTAAAATGTTCATTAACATTAAAGCTGAAACCAAATTCCCTACActtaacataataaataaatctaaaaataatagtgAGGTTAACTAACACCGCAAAGTTTCTTTTatcaaaatacatgtatttttttaaaatccttgcATTTCAAGTTTTGATTTCTTATGAACAGCTTCCAATAACAATAGATGCATGCTTATCACAAAAAGCTGATCAGAAATTAATGAAGTACTGTCAAGAAGAGATTGTTAACATTTCAGGATAGCAGTCTAGCCACTTACAGCAAAAGTAAAACCATGTATACCCTTATGATCCAAAAGTTCCTACAGAAATTTAGATCTATGGAAATTTACCCTATGGAAATAAGTGGACACAAAGATTCAAACAACATACTCAGTACAGTTATTGTGAATAACaggtagaaacaacctaaatgtctgtcaacagGAGACTGGTAAAACAATTATGGCATAGCCTAATAATACTGCTGCTGTAACACTGCTTaggtgaaaatacaaaaaaagtttTGATGCACAAAGATATCAATAAAGAGTAAACACTATTAACCCTTCTCTAAAAAGCAGGACTGTAGTTAGGAACtatcacttttcattttatataccttttaattgtttcatttctttttttttcctaattaattaacttttgactgtgctgggtcttcgctgctgtgtgggcttttctctagttgcggggagcaagggctactctcgagttgccacgcgtgggcttctcattgcggtggcttctcttgttgcggagcagaggctctagggcacatgggcttcagtggccGTGCTTCCCAGGCTCTAAAGCGCAGGCTCAACAGTCGTGGCTCTCAGGCTTatttgctctgcggcatgtggggtcttcccagatcagggattaaacccacgtctcctgcactggcaggcatgttctttaccaccaagccaccagggaagccctaattgtttccatttcttaaatttttatgttgGAGCAAAACTGATTAACACTGTTAAGTTTCAggagtatagcaaagtgattcagttacacatatatctattctttttcaaattcttttcccatttaggttatttcagGATATTGAGCAGcattccctgcactatacagtaggtccctccTGGTTATCTAttgtaaatatagcagtgtgtacatgtcaatcccaaattcccaatttatccctccccctcccatgcttttcccctggtaaccataagttcaatCTCTAAgcctatttacatattttttagtgagcttccattaaaaaaatttttttttccactttgaaaaAATAGAGGGGAAAAGGTTCTCTGGcccttttcaaaaatattcttcttttacttctttccatTAAATTGTCAAAAAAGtgggaattccctgctggtccaacAGTTAGGACTCAATCTTTCATTGCTGGGGCCCAGGTTTAACTGgtcgaggagctaagatcccagaagACAGGCTGCAACAAAACAGTATTACAACTACAAGGACAGAAAACATCTAGTTACTCTTGAAACAATAAATAATGCTTAGAATTAACTAAATACATGTAATGTAAAATTATCCCAGGAAGCaataaataaagctactatatgttttagtttttaaaaaaattttgtgttaTGCCACACTAACGCATTGTTTCTTTGGAAGCAGAAGTTTCTCAGACATACTGAAAAGACAATGGTATTAATGGAATCTacatcaaaatgataaaatatttccgATAACTATTACTTAAAAGTATAGTCTTTAAGATGAAAccttaataaaaaaataacctGTCAtcctgcaaaaaataaaaatatacacaaacaatTTCAAGGggtaacagaaaaatgaaataagaaaaataaaatagaaaagtacaTAATATAATAACATCAATTTGTACTAGCTTTTATTAAAGAATGACTTATTCTGTTCACTTAAGGATAACTTTCCTAACTCTAATGACGAAATCAGTTCTAAGATTGTTTTTTTACTATACCACCTATCCAGTCTGAAGGcactaaaataaaacttaatcTTTCACCAACTTCCCCACAAAAGATAAACATGTAAAGTGATAGGTGTGTTAATTAACCAGATGGAGGAATTCTTTCACAATGTAAACATGTACCAAATTACTACAATGTACACtctaaatatcttacaattttacatgtcaattatacctaTATAAAAGTAACATGAgggacaaaaggaaaagaaatttaatcttttcttctctcaAGTAAATAAGGGACTACTTAAATTGCCAGGTAAAAACTTTATATCTAGAATTTACCTTTTAACAATTACCTACCTTCTTCAACTTGTTAGTTTTCATCAGAGTGCTAAAACTGAATTTCTGCTAGTAACAATTTCTTGAATTCTGTCCACCTTAAAATAGTGAAAAATTCCAGGTTTTAAAGTTCACTGGAAAATCAATAATTAACATCACTCTCAGCCACACTACCATCATGACAAGACTATAAAAAGTGAATTTTCAGCAGTGTTTCTATAGGACTTAAAAGTTCTGAAAACAAAGAGTCACCTGTCTGCCAGGATGGGGCCCTGAATTGTGGTAAAAGAGTAGTTCCTGGACAAGCAGCCTGAGCAGGTCGGGACTCAACAGCAGAGAGAAAATTCATCACTGAAGGTTCTTTAGTGTTAGTGCTGGCACTCTTCACACTAGTATCAAATACTCCAGAAAGACCTGCATTTGAAGATAAAATGTATCCCAAAGTAAAAATATACATGAACATAAAAGGATATTCctgatgctatttttaaaaggaatcacTGAAATTTGAGGCCCAAAGTGCTACAACCCTAAACTGTTTCATTTTGAATGGCAAACAAGTATTAATTTGCTTAAGCATAGTTGTAATTTAAAATCTATAGAGATGCAGGAAAAAAGATTTCCGTACTAATTAACTATGTAACTATTTCCCATTAGTAAAAGACAAAgcttttaatctcattttcattCTAGTGTTTCCCATGGAACCATTCTGTCCTGTACACTTTCATAACCCAACATGTGGAAGTTGATTTTCCTTCTTATTCACTAAATGCACCCAGATTCAGGGTATATTTCACAGGAGAATTTTTACCAGTTGGCTGAGGTGTGGCAGCATATCCAGGAAGCTGATGAGAGGCTGCAAAAGTCTGTCTCTGAAGGAGGTCTGTTTCAGAGTTTGAGGGATGTCCTTCTTCATAGCTTAAACTagaggataaaaaaaaataaatgacaaaaaacacACAGCTCAAACCAGATGATCAAAAGAATTCTAGGAAGGCAATTATCAAAAGAAGCATATATCTTTCACTAAATTCCTGACCTATAGATCAAGAGATCAAACATGGTCTCATAATACTGTCAAAATGCAGGGGAACTGTTGAAGACatacaaggaagaaaaaatgatacactgtatttttcttaatttaacttTACCTCCAACAAAGTCCTTTTAGTGGAAGAGATATCATAGCACAgcaggaaaagcaacaaatatccTGGAAAACAGAACAGCTGAATTCACTGTCCAGGAGCTACTACTGGCTTACCATGTGATTTCAGTAAGTGACTCTATTACTGTCAGACTCATTTCTTCACTTGTATGAATAAGGGACCTagaaaagataatctctaaaGTCCCTCTAACATTCTCTGGAATATCAGATAGTTCAAATGAATTGATAATTAACATTATTTCCCAGTAACTCTTCTGGAAAATTTCAAGCTTATACATTTTCAGAGTAATTCAGAACAAGATATTTTTCTccccttgatttttattttgaatattttttaattattttttttattttgaatattttaaacccacagaaaaactgaaatagaacAAGGAATAATCTACATACCTGTCACTTAAGATTCAAAGACTGCTAACATTTTGTTATACTTGTTTTACATTTATGAGACTGACGCGCTGCCTACTGCGCTAAGGAGGCAGATTTGTTTTACgtttatacacagacacacacgcttTTCTCTTAATCTACCTGAAAATAACTTGCAGATGTCATGAAATTGCATCCTTAAATAATTCAGTGGTATCTCCTAGGAACAGGACATTCAGCTATATAACCAAATATCATTACCAGACGAAGAAATTTTATGATGTCATTATTGCATGTGATTAATACAGAGGTCATATTCCAATTTCCCTCAGTTGTCAGTCTTCACAATTTTAAAGCTCTTTGAAGGATGCAATCAAAATTCAAGATTATATTTGCTTATGTCTCCACATTTAGAACAGTGTCTCCACTTTGCCCCTAATTCCAGATCCCTTTTGCTTTGACTTCATGAcatggatttttttattttgggaaaTCCAAGTCAATTGAATGTACTTGTATTGTATTTGTACTATCCCAAATACCAGATTTGTCTGATTGCTTCTTCATGAGAAGTACATCAAGATGCTTTGTGATTACTATTGCATCTCATGAGGACACACATACTCTCAGTTTGTCTCATTACTGGCGATGTTAAACTTGAAGTGGTTACGGTGCAGTCAGATCTCTGAACGTagttatttcttctctttgaaattAATATACAATTGAGAGGTGTTAACTTTTAAGACAGTGTCAATGCCTTGTCCCAATAGCTAATGGTTTCAAACACCAACTGTTAATGatctttgttttaattattgtacTGGAGATTAGAAACAGCAGTGCTCTACTTACAGTACTTTCAGTATTTAAAAGTTAGTGTTCTTCTATAAAAATGAgcatttcccccttttctctcttatctatataaacacacacataatatataaatgtatactaatatatttttcaatgtatatgtattatacttaaaaaaaatcattatcatGATATTCAATTTCTCTCATCAATCCTGTTTCCTTTTCACATGTCCTCCATGGTGCTCTGACACATTCTTACCTTCTAGCACAAGATGTTTCAGGttcatcttgtttttttaaattctgtaccAGACCTGAAGTCAACCATTTCTAGTAGAAGTCTTTTAGTGGGCAATGGCATTTTGAAACCAAGATC
This genomic interval carries:
- the QSER1 gene encoding glutamine and serine-rich protein 1 isoform X4, with amino-acid sequence MNFLSAVESRPAQAACPGTTLLPQFRAPSWQTGMHSSAPTELFVTGPLPTTGTLPSPALPAYQHPATFSNRNFATTSPLVLQDSTFNTTSNGILSPHDPLLQIKTSQGTVPTALTFERLGSSAISNSIPPQSSTYRSAQESAPHLLQPQFSLLPSALGGAQQTPQAYGSTLFTSSTASIERALLRECSVIKHHQRPSGTQSIQAQLTGSQHSLHSYLSNASGVNFQETSRQSSLSCSPIGESTQVSSGGLQQKPSQVSAELAQSYSSAIPSSGYPPPAKVKSCSTKQPLASAKSPKPPSIIPPVQTLSYSKPLHNQSSVISGQAQIYSTAQLPSLLSVSQSQNYGVVQPHNVPSIVHSQVYRSSKVEKLPSLYKTLTFSGSSQTITSENSTLNYSSNQQEVLSSVTNENYPAQARDPSSDSQSQSYSSGHSQGLSPVSQTQVSFSSQSQVLSVVSPSESYASGQSLTLTAPSLSYSSASRAQNMPDASPTQNFISMHSSQNAQTQGSSSPQSQKFLPAVQSSSFATSTHCQTLQNNLPSPDPKSYAERKLDSNVYTSSKQEDDFPIQELQVLQPQVSLESSTQRLSDGEMNVPESAYKVSKADDRYSQSIIRSNSCLEDQVVGIALQGSKKEENIVGSMTQLNQQIGQVNNSATLDIKKTTNLMQTPQIRLNTKDLNQQHSLIQKVHEAKVQEQHDQIINASSQIQIPNNALGHGHQVSLPTTQVLLDSACDLQILQQSILQASLGQVKTSLQVQRVQSPQQIVHPFLQMDGHIIRSNGEHSQQQLHPQNSEIMKMDLSDSSKPLQQHLTAKGHFSETTQHDSKNHFVSLGSICFPEAMLLSDERNILSNVDDILAATAAACGVTPSDFSKSTSNETIPAVEDGDSKSHFQQSLDVGHVTSDFNSIAATVGKPPNINDISLNGNQVTVNLSPVPTLQSKMTLDQQHVEVPGQNKASKVTSSVVGPGHEVQEQSSGPFKKKSATSHEPEEDSEVAVDSTLNNNRNQEFVSSSRSISGESATSESEFALGGDDSGVSMNSRSTLAVLAMAQPGEPISVKMEEENQDLMHFNLQKKKTKGKGHTKEEDSSHQKQLKRPAQGKRQNPRGTDIYLPYTPPSSESCHDGYQHQEKMRQKIKEVEEKQPEVKTGFIASFLDFLKSGPKQQFSTLAVRMPNRTRRPGTQTVRTFCPPPLPKAAAATPTPLVSEVGANSPSEKLDNELKNLEHLSSLSSDEDDPGVCSHDIYKSSSTTLNTLEATSDKKKKTVSEATQVATTGTTAGTAGPAAAPSTTVGAVKQETLYSTSSAVNAPENTNSSEPPKSIELDGLPSDQFAKGQDAVAIEGFTDEEDAESGGEGQYRERDEFVVKIEDIETFKEALKTGKEPPAIWKVQKALLQKFVPEIRDGQREFAATNSYLGYFGDAKSKYKRIYVKFIENTNKKEYVRVCSKKPRNKPSQTIRTVQAKPSNSSKTSDPPTPKTATAKAPSMKPKVKQLKVKAEPPPKKRKKWKEEFSSSQSDSSPEIHSSSSDDEEFNPPAPFVTRFLNTRAMKETFKSYMELLVSIALDPDTMQALEKSNDELLLPHMKKIDSMLNDNRKRLLLNLHLDQSFKNALESFPELTIITRDSKAKSGGSAISKIKMNGKAYNKKTLRTSKTTTKSAQEFAVDPEKIQLYSLYHSLHHYKYHVYLICKDEISSVQKKNEDLGQEEIVQLCMKNVKWVEDLFEKFGELLNHVQQKCS